A single window of Cydia fagiglandana chromosome 25, ilCydFagi1.1, whole genome shotgun sequence DNA harbors:
- the LOC134677036 gene encoding uncharacterized protein LOC134677036, whose translation MFLKFSLALSALAIVGCQAAAVTDTANQDSAFSKVKVTETVISQKITKEVPFMPPLMIIGNNNGSITRCPIDKPNSCEVFHTSPCHSNVTSTVVYGEYLYASLESGIMLRCVWQRRHSCYEFNQAGTKISGLAVAAGYIHAGLKNGTILRCELDSPHSCWHFADVPREILSFAAFDSHIYAGSHAGHIYRCWLTEDRDCSIFYENGWSDVYGMVRLGEKMYGLKYAGAIHYFNMDFYQQDYQSIGLSGNGYTSMALYNRKLYIVLKSKGIYTNNLGSESVKLIAVNENAVSISFTYGTFGIQNQYRLEAKKCIYNDGIFTCPPTVVYYDVRSRAQWEVSVKNGSLYDSQGVILDTSDADENYSQKAAIFVMGPDGQILVSKFHKRGHTHTSSLLAGNEVAGAGLIVAEQGKIRSITACSAHYRPDVELNSQVKESLYVKGYKEDFYSYPCTYSAELCEPVDVSNIY comes from the coding sequence ATGTTTCTCAAGTTTTCCCTGGCGCTGTCCGCGCTCGCGATCGTCGGGTGTCAAGCAGCGGCCGTCACGGACACCGCGAACCAAGACTCCGCCTTCAGCAAAGTTAAAGTGACAGAAACAGTTATATCGCAGAAGATCACCAAAGAAGTCCCCTTCATGCCGCCCTTGATGATAATAGGTAATAACAACGGGAGTATAACTCGATGCCCGATCGATAAACCAAACTCGTGTGAAGTCTTCCATACTAGTCCTTGCCATTCAAATGTTACTTCCACCGTGGTATACGGGGAATATCTTTACGCGTCGCTGGAATCGGGGATAATGCTCCGCTGTGTGTGGCAGAGAAGACACTCCTGCTACGAATTCAACCAAGCGGGCACTAAAATCAGTGGTCTAGCGGTAGCTGCTGGTTACATACACGCTGGGCTCAAAAATGGAACAATCCTGCGATGCGAACTGGACTCACCTCATAGCTGCTGGCATTTCGCTGACGTGCCAAGAGAAATTTTATCATTTGCTGCGTTCGACTCTCATATTTATGCAGGGTCGCATGCCGGACATATATATCGTTGTTGGTTGACTGAAGACAGGGATTGCAGCATTTTCTATGAAAACGGCTGGTCGGATGTTTATGGAATGGTACGTCTAGGGGAGAAAATGTATGGACTTAAATATGCTGGTGCTATCCATTACTTCAATATGGATTTTTATCAGCAGGATTATCAATCGATTGGATTATCCGGTAATGGATACACAAGCATGGCCCTTTATAACCgaaaattatacatagtgctgaaATCAAAGGGAATCTACACTAATAACCTAGGTTCAGAATCTGTAAAACTGATTGCCGTAAATGAAAACGCGGTAAGCATCTCCTTTACCTATGGAACGTTTGGTATACAAAACCAATACCGGCTGGAGGCgaaaaaatgtatttacaaCGACGGAATTTTCACGTGCCCGCCAACTGTGGTGTACTACGATGTTCGCAGCAGGGCTCAGTGGGAAGTTTCGGTTAAGAATGGCAGTCTCTATGACTCTCAAGGGGTTATTTTAGACACGAGCGATGCCGACGAGAATTATTCGCAGAAGGCGGCCATTTTCGTGATGGGTCCAGACGGGCAGATTTTAGTTTCGAAGTTTCACAAGAGAGGGCATACTCACACGTCTAGTTTGCTTGCTGGGAACGAGGTGGCCGGTGCCGGGTTGATAGTAGCGGAACAGGGAAAGATACGCAGCATCACTGCCTGCTCCGCGCACTATAGGCCAGACGTGGAGTTAAACAGTCAGGTTAAGGAATCCCTATATGTTAAAGGGTACAAGGAAGATTTCTATTCTTATCCTTGTACTTACAGTGCCGAATTATGCGAACCAGTCGatgtaagtaatatttattaa